tataaaaagcaaaaaaaaaataaaaaaatccttCGTAAGTTGCTAACATGCCTATAATTATCAGTACCCTTAAATAGCAAACATGCGATAAAGCCAAAGAAGGAAATATGCGAGTGTTTGTACGGACAAAAGGGTTAACGAGGGACGTAGGAAAATCCGACGGACGACATGCATTATACGTGATGACGTGGTATTAGGAGAACCGTTGATTTTAGGATCGAAGGACGAGGAGGGGGAAAGAAGCTCTTGTTACCCGACAAGCAGTACATTATGTGGGAAAAATTTGATTGGTGGGCCCCACAGTTGACACGTGTCACCTTCAAAAGGCATGTCACACTTCCGCATATTGAGGGATTTTCTTTATTAGAGGTTGATAAATTTGTGGGATATTGGTACGGTGTGCTACTCTTTGAGAGACAAATTTAGGGTTGAAAGATGTATCCAAATTATAGAGATTCAGAATTTATGGGTTTaagttttgagctttagcgcaaCTTATTTGATTTCCTTAGATTTATTACTCCATTCGTTTTAATTGGtacaatatttaaaaaaaatatgaagATCTATGCTATTTATGGTCATAAATAATAATGTTATAGCATTTgtataattataaatttttaaaatttgtagtcttaaacaAATCAAAAAATTTGCGTGACCataaaaatttctcattaaaGGTAAAACAAGACGTTTAAGTAAATTATTTTCAACTTTTAAAAGATGATCACATTCTTTTACGaatagactaaaaagaaaatattgcCACATAAACTGGAACAAAGATAGtttcacgatccgaaatttcataccgacgggaccgtgatgacgcctaacatttcacttgctaggcaagccaacgttagaaaatcgttaaaccaattccttatttgcattcagtaaataacaataattaactaagatgaaatataataagtacgaaatataaaaaaactgtattaattactaccacccggatctggagtcacaattcacgagcattctagaatttactacaagtaatagtctgaaagaaatacaactgtctgaatgaaagaaaacagtaggacataaaagatagacggggacttcaaggtctgtgaacgccgacagatctaccttgagtctccggacagcggaccaatagcaaaatctcggtCAACCTAagtcggtaccaaaatctgcacagaaagtgcagagtgcagcatcagtacaaccgaccccatgtacctgtaagtgtcgagcctaacctcggcgaaatagtgacgaggctaggacaagacacccacatataacctgaacaatataatcatgctagtgacaataacagtaaataaaaaaataacgtAGAAATAATAGGAatgggacatacagtgggggaatacaatataaagagtgagaataatgaaaagaccgaattaaaccgaaaatccttaagcgaattgagcaattaaaacaacaaggaaaactgcacggcatcacccttcgtgattttactctcaacctcaccaaataaataaatagaacggcacgacattacccttcgtgcattaaacctctcataatatacacgacatcacccttcgtgctttaaacctctcataatagacacgacatcacccttcgtgctgtaaacctctcataatatacatgacatcacccttcgtgctttacactcttcctcacaatataaataatgcatgcacggcatcacccttcgtgctttacactcctcctcacaaatcacagaatcaataacaatggatagataagagtatcacaaagaaaccagtattttacccataatcaatagcataatgtaatctcaaccttgaatcaatattcgaaagttaccaaatctcagtgaaactagATAttagtcacccaacatttcaaataacccgctaagcatggatagtagaatttaaggctataaAATAGAcgagaatagaatttcactcgcatgctatgactcgacaacgacgcatagatgctcatcacctcacctatacatcgtatttaacaactaaacacgtagcaaatgaacacataatacctattccctcaagtcaaaattagatacgacacttaccttgctctgaaggccacttaattctcaatcacagctttttttgTGGATTTTacttccaaaccactcgtatctattaaaaaatgactcaataatatcaaatattactaaaggaatcaattatatttcataaattaaatttcccaaattttcctccaaaaagtcgaaaaatcgaccccgggcccgcttggtcaaaatcctaggttcggaccaaaattcatttacccattcgcccccagcccgattatgtaattagttttggaatccgacctcaaattggggtctaaatcctcaaatttccgaaattcctagtttctaccctaacccataattctaccatgaaaactctaaatttttggttgataattcaagaaatgtaatgggtaactgaaagaaaatggtttagaatcacttaccaacaatttggggaagaaatggctcttgaaaaattgcctctcaccgtttagtttttgagaaaaataaaattttggctaaaatcccgtttttagattctgttaagtgctgggcgacagtgttcatcgcgttcgcgagcactgtcgcgttcgcgaagcgtataggctgccaagccttcgcgttcgcgagacagtgttcgCGTTCGTGTAGGCCATCCcccatggccttcgcgttcgcgaggcattgctcgcgtttgcgataaaggaacgactgactccccctccccaatgcctaacactacgtgtTCGCGATGACCTTAtcgtgttcgtgaagggtaacgcccccatcgctttgcgttcgtgtttgtgaagaagaaatcccCTCCTcatcattttactcttcgcgttcgcgagaggaccttcgcgaacgcgaagaaggatatgccagacaccatAATCTGCAGAAAGCCAgattttttccaagtccaaaacatcccgtggcctatccgaaactcacccgagccctcggggctccaaatagaacatgcacacaagtttaaaaatatcatacgaaccttctcgcgcgatcaaatcgccaaaataacacctagaactctaaatttagtaccaaatcaaataaaattctcaagaacactttaaaatttctattttctcaactggacgtccgaatcacgtcaaatcaactccgtttctcaccaaatttcacaggtaggtcttaaatattataacGAATCTGTACcgagctccgaaactaaaatacagacccgatactaacaatgccaaatatcaattaattcttaaaaataaataatttctaaacttttaattttcatcgaaaattcataactcaaactagggacctccgaattcgattccgggcatacgcccaggtcccataattcgatacggacctaccgagatagtcaaagcatggatccgggcccgtttaccaaaaatattgaccgaagtcaattaaaatcaacttttaagataaaaattcttattttcattagttttcaacataaaagcttttcggaaacctgcctggactgcgcacgcaaattgaagagggtaaaaatgagatttttaaggcttaagagcgcagattcgagttctaaaacataagatgaccttttgggtcatcacattctccacctctaaaacaaccgttcatccttgaacggacatagaaaagtacctgggctggtgaaaaggtggggatatcaactccgcatatcggactcgaactcctaagtagctgcctcaataggctgacctttccactgcactcgaactgaagggtaacacTTTGATTTCAACTGgtgaacttgccgggctagaattgccaccggctcctcctcgtaagtcaaatccttgtccaactggatagagctgaaatctaatatcacgacccaaaccgatgggccgtgacgagcacccggtactttactcaaccgagtaccaacgtaacatatctttcattTCATAcaatcataggtaaatgagccggaaagactgacatgagataactagaataaaacacaagggaatactcgacataggatgtcCTAATTTGATATATCGACTTATACATATatcatactggcctataagggcGGCATGATCCttaatatactcaaaacataggccgacaaggccataccgGTATCTGTATACataacatctgtctacaagcctctaagagtacataaatatcataaagttcatgatagggccccgccataccaatcaatacatattcaaatcatactgaccaactAGGAAActctggagcaagtggagtgcacaaataccttctgctgagctgatagcctactaagagaactctcaacctgtctatcgggacctgcgggcatgaaacacatcGTCCCCTGGCAAAAGAGATGTCagcacaaataatgtaccgagtatgtaaggaatgaaaattggtaaataatagacatgagagaaacatggattaaagaactcaacctgtaattctgaatagctctttgaatcataaaaatttataatgtcatgcatgtgcatataaatgctataccatgcataggtatatgcgtacataacatcatcaagcctctgagggcatcccatcatatcatctcggccactgtgggcaaaatcatcaacgtataccagctgattaggtggtggtgcgtatataacgccgtaacctttttccatatcccatatacatataatatacgtgtatataacgccttctggtcatgggtcaatgtacatgtataaatgcatgaaatgcataagaaatacattattaagatttctcgaatatcataaaatcaatatgtctttcgtacaaattttatcaaatacgtatttttctgagacccatgaatagaggatataataataattcacatggggaatcaaaaatatagaaaccctagtatttctatgaatagagtcatttatgaaagttgcatattttgctcatttcgtttgtattatttggatcatgccaaaagaaagaagggataaccttaacataccttaactccgttgagtccttaataacttccaagaaattcttcaaacaactcaatccaatctaccacatcataagaagaattaaaatcagtgttgagtaaaggctaagtccacaacttaaactagtagctcgtttacgtagatttgggcagcatctcccctgtaactaggccctcctccaataccatgtaccaacaacaacaagaaaacaacaacaacaaaatgtaagcatcattttacaaccttatctccatcacaatactATAAAACaacccacacaccctaatcacttcatacataaaacgacaaccaaagtaatgtcaaacaacaaaaaaataatgtaacgacgaacgaccagcccaccattccgtcattatgtggtgtttctccacaaaATTTATCCTCCAAGAatccattaaacagtagaaaaatatacagcccaaaggcaacacgaaacagcccacaaaacagtccactacaagtcaaataactcgaactcacggcttccgattaccgtcccgtgagttctaactatttggaaatgaatttatcaatatttcttgatatttaaacacttaaatacagaaagtacacgttttattaattatgaagtaccttccaaaactcaaaccacaaagaaaaagagaggtgatatagcgatactaatgtcgtagggatcgttttaatgttatcgcttcttgattccgtgcccgggatgataatattgtttgaagctcttgtagagagcttaagagtaaagttagaGGTGTTATTTGGGCGAGATCTCTAGAAAAttggagaaagagacgagatggtATGTAAATATCCCAATTATTTTAAAAGTCATAAAGGTGCTACTTGGTACCCTATGATTGACCCTTCTTCCAAagcttataactttttatccgggtatcgtatgaacaaacggttaagtgagttggaaactaaattccaataccttcaatttgatatataatatgtcccaaaaatacctcatatagcacacaaaatatatttctcaaaaagctctgttacatggcaaatccttagtcggtgtttccgcaactttaatccgatttttctcaaacttcatattttttatccaaacatcatatatagccatattatgacttttaaatcatttaaatcatgattaacaagtctcattttcattacgtcaccttgggacgcacagggtgtgaCAATCtacccccttagaaacattcgtcctcgaatgttaaactcccagaaatctatagaaattttggcagagtctcctctgtaacggtactaataccaacttgtcacaaagAAAACCCAataatacaaagccacacagagccacaatcatcaataacaccaatggcctcacacgactaATAACAAtgactaacataagaatcaagtaccatatacgtacctaaaggctgtgatgtcttAGTCTTATCCTCCTCcggaagtggaaacaagtgaggatggCTAATCTTtatttcttcttcagcttcccaagtcatctcctccacattattgttaatccaaactactttaaccgaagctacatccttagttcttaatctctgaatttgtctatctagtatagcaatgggagcttcctcatatgatagctgctttgTAACCTGAACATAGTCAACTGGAATCACTTTAGAGGGATCTCTAATATACTTAcggaacatagatacatgaaatactagatgtaCAAACTCCAATTTCGAAGGCAAATCTAATTCATATGAtacttggcctactctgcgtataatcttataaggtccaatgtaccgagagCTAAGCTTTCCTtccttaccgaatctcataacgcctttcatcggtgatacctttaggaatacccagtcatctacttgaaactccaagtctcgtcgtcgattatctacataggacttctgacgactctgagctgctaatagcctttcccgtataagcttaatcttctcaactgcctgttgtaccaactctggtactactaacttagtttccccaacctcgaactATCCGATAGGTGACATACACTTTCgtctgtaaagagcttcgtatggagccatctgaatattggaatgataactattattatctgcaaactcaataagtgaaaaataatcatcccagctaccccctgaagtccatcacacaagcccttagcatatcctccagtgtctgaatagtacgttcagcctgaccgtctgtctggggatgaaatattgtactaagacttacatgagtccccaatccttttgtaaggacctccagaaattagctataaactgagcacctctatctgagataatatatatagggacaccatgaagttgtACTATCTacctaatgtaaagccttgcataatcctctgctgaataagTAGTCCTGACAGACAGAAAATGGGTTGCTTTTGTAAGTATatcgacaataacccatatagaattgaacttacgttgggtacgaggtaagcctttgatgaaatccatattaatcactttcCATTTCCAattcggaatctctatagcctgtaatAATCCACCGAGTTTCTGTttctcaatcttaacctgctgacaattagggcactgagcaacaaactctgctatatccttcttcattccgtcccaccagtatattcccctgatatcatgatacatcttcgtctcTCCTGCATGAATAGAATAACAAGAATAGTGATCTTCTCCCAAAACCTGCTGATGCAACCTTGCcacattagaacacataattgacttcaatatctgaggactccatcttctgtaatctcaaatggtgtattctccttttgaggggatgtatctctgtaatgagctagcatatgatcctcatactggcattccttcgcttcagttactaaagaggatgttgccgtgtcctgaatagtaactccggtatcacctgagtccagtaattgaactccaagactagctagctgatgaatctcattgGCAATCCCACACTTCtatggctgtaaatatgacataATACCCATAGATATACggttgagggcgtcggctactacattaaCCTTTCCtgtatggtataaaatatcaacatcatagtcttttagtagctccaaccatcgcctctgacgtaaattcacttccttttgcttgaatatatactgaagACTTTTATGATTTGTATAGACATCAACATAAATGCCATACAAAttgtgcctccacatctttagtgcatgaatcaccgcggctaactctaagttgtgggtcagataattcttcttgtgctttcttagttgtatTTAAACATATAcgattacttttcatggtcgttctgccacttattgcatgaatacatggcttatctcattgcccacaaatactgaaatttcctgtaactcatatgatctcaaatatcatcttttgatttttttgtccttcccgttcattagctatgataggtgccactttcttatggagcgcatacaatgttgttgtgagactgttgctACAAGACCATTTCTTTCTTATGTTAccatgcttaagttgaagccttattccttattccctcagccagtctttctttgtagtacttaagagagaccctttgactcctgtaaagctgcgagcttattacatcgtatatccgaaagaatttttgacgttcttactcacctataattatccttaattacttacctaCGCGCCAttgtgctcgtaaggttgattctgaactgaaattttttgactgtcttctcagtggcaccATTTGTTTTTTCCATAATACTTATAC
This region of Nicotiana tomentosiformis chromosome 4, ASM39032v3, whole genome shotgun sequence genomic DNA includes:
- the LOC138909282 gene encoding uncharacterized protein, yielding MKGVMRFGKEGKLSSRYIGPYKIIRRVGQVSYELDLPSKLEFVHLVFHVSMFRKYIRDPSKVIPVDYVQVTKQLSYEEAPIAILDRQIQRLRTKDVASVKVVWINNNVEEMTWEAEEEIKISHPHLFPLPEEDKTKTSQPLGTYMVLDSYVSHCY